The Castanea sativa cultivar Marrone di Chiusa Pesio chromosome 4, ASM4071231v1 sequence AAATTGGCTCGACCTAGCCTTTAAGTTGCATTTTTAAAggtaattaataatttgaaaaaataatacatttgaTGGGTGATTGTAACAACCTTGTTTGTCATTAGGGTGACTCCCTAGCCTTTGACTTTCTTCTCTTtgttcacaaatcacaatcttAAATCtgcttgaaaaaataaaaaaggaaaaatgtatGTCACTATGAGTTGCTATATTATGTAGGAATGATGATTCACTCTTTAATTTCTGTTAATAGGAGGAATAATAGGGCTTGGAGAAGCAGAAGAGGACCTAGTTGGTCTTTTACATATATTGGCAACACTCCCCAGTCACCCTGAGAGTGTTCCCAGCAATGCACTGCTTGCAGTGAAAGGCACACCTCTTCAAGATCAGAAGGTAAATAGTTCTTATTCTGTTTATCTTAGAGTCTATAATGTAGGTTGTCAATCTGCCAATTCTTGTGCATGCTCATAATATGTTATTGGACATATCAACTCTATACTTTTATTGAAGTTAAAACTTCTGTACTTAATATTTAGAATATTGCAAGTTTGCAACTGTAGGGATTAAGGCTTTATTATAATAGGAAGGGAAGCaagtaaagaataaaataaagttaaaaaggCAACCATATGAAAACAggcaaaattaatttgaagagGCTGATCGTTGTATCAATACCTGCCTTTGGCTGCATCCATCACCCATGCTTCTTTCTACTTGGGTTACATTTGAATCATTTAATGATGAAATAATTATCAAATGAGAGTAGTAGTAAATCTTCTATAGTcgaccaccgcgcacccttggtgctgtggtcactccacaagcatttatacttatggagtgttGGGGGCAAGGGCTAGGGtacaagtctccaggagggagctttacacacatatacatttagattaggttaaagttgaaattctatcttgtaaaaaaaaaaaaaaaaaacttcgaTAGTCATTGTCATTAAAGTACCCACCACTAGCActggaaacaaaagaaaataaaccctttttaaattgtttaattatatttatatttgccAAAAGCCGTGTAGTTTAATTGACAATTCCTTGAGCGCATGCTCAGAGATTAGTTTAACAATAGACCCTCTTCCTTTTTGGTTCAGCCAGTTGAAATATGAGAGATGTTTCGAATGATTGCCACAGCATGCATAGTCATGCCCAAGGCAATGGTCAGGCTGTCAGCTGGAAGAGTTTGGTTCTCCATGCCTGTGCAAGCATTGTGCTTTCTTGCTGGTGCAAATTCGATCTTCACTGGGGAGAAGCTCTTGACTACTCCTAACAATGATTTCAATGCTGATTAACTCATGTTCAAGGTGCTTGGACTTGTTCCAATAGCTCCCAGTTTTGATGATGCTGCGGCAAATGTCTATGAAGCAGAGGCTTGTGAGAAAGCTGCTTCCAGTTCAGGTTAAACTCACAGAAAGCGAATGTTATATCCTATCATTGTAGAAGAAAatgttctttgaaaaaaaaaaaaaaaaaatatgtcatCATTGTGGAATTAGGTACGACATACATTTGGTCCCTTCTAATGACACGGGTACAATTTAGATATCAATATCACAGTCTGCATATTTTCAAGCCACAGGCTGCATTAAACTTTATACCGATTTTTAGGGGGCTTGGGTATATAGTgtctacaaaaaattttacattgtTGAGGTTATTGATTGTGATTGGTCTATAATAATGGTAGTCTCATGTGAAAGAGATGCTGCACTAATCAAAATCTACCACTGCaataagttgtgaaatttgtgCAGCATTATTGAGATTTATAATGTTCTTTGAACTTATACTAAATACCAGCTTCAACCGAGAAAAATCTCTAAAGCCCCCATTCAATAATGCTGAAATTAGTTTGAGAGTAACAACTACGATTTTGGCAATTGAAGCTTCACTATGAAATTCTCATAAATTAAACCATATTTTTTCTTAGGTATAGTAAGCCatgcaattttaaattttcaatcaattgcTAAAAgaaataactttaaaaatcaCGGATCATACTTGTTTTGACAAGATATTGCTAGAATGCTTGAGCCAGCTACCGTTAATTTGGCAGAGTACTATTGACAATGTTGTTCTCACTGTCCATTCCAGAAATAGTGGTTTTGTTCAAGAATTTTATATAtggaattatttttattagtgtgCTTTATCAAATTTATTCCAACATCAACCAAAATGTTCTTTCAGAACCTGAAAAGgtcaaaatcattatttttggagACCACTTGATCAATGGGGATGAATAGTGCAAGCCTCAACCTCAATACCACAGGAGAAACATTCAATGAGCCAAGGATCAAATAAGTAAACTCTTTGATTAATGAATTCAGTAAAATACAGACTGTGATTCAGTCTCCATGTAGTTCAAATCCTTTGTCTTGTACCCATCCTTGAAGTCAATCCACTGCTTATCCTTCACACTATCTTCTCCCACTCCACCATATACCAAACAATCCATCAATACAAAATAGAATACATACAAAATGTGAATTAAAGATATGAtgatttaacatttaaaaaaaaaaagttcagacCTGGTTACAATGATCTTGCACTTTTAATTCCAATACCAAAACCGTTTTGAGATTATTCATAACTTCTGACTTgccaataattttattttttattgctctagtttttgttaatttattagTTCAATCTGcgtaaataaaattattgtgttaAATAGGATCATAGATTTGAACAATTTTAGACTTTGGTCAATATAATTGGTAGGGAGCTGCTTGAGACAGCACAATTAGGGAGTTAATTGGGACAGAATAATGGAATTAAGGATGCTAGCACACTGCATTcaagttcaagaaaaaaaagccTCTATACCTAATCCCTTGTAATCAAGAAAGAACCATTACAAATCAAATTTCTTCCTCTGTCTTCTCATGCTCCATAAATCTTCCTTTGCAGTTTGAATCTGCTGCCATCCAGGAAGTCTTATGTTCAGACATAATACCAACTTCAATTTATAATTGTCTATAATATCTCTTGGTTTGGTTAAGTAAGCTAATACCAACATTCACAATGTCAGTTATACATGGTCTTACTCTAGTAcaacttttgaatttcaatATGATTTCAAGGAGATCTGTCAAAGTATCATTCCTTTTGAGAATATATGCAGGAGGACTAAGTATCTTGACTTTAAGACAACTATTCTATAAAGaaacattaataaaaaagaagaagaggatttaGAACATATTTTCCTTATTGGCTAACACTCTTAAAATGctattttgttaattaatcaaaaattttttcttatattatcttttcGTCTTTTACTTGTATATTTGATACCACAGTCAAATCCAGATGGAAACTAGAATAGTACAGCAATCACAAATTGAAGTAGAAACAAGGATATCATATAGTTTAAGTATGCCCTGCAGCAAAATTTGCTTCAGATGTTAACTCTCGTCCATAAAAGTAGACTATTATCTGTCCTATATACATATATGCACAATTTAACATACAGCACAATGAACAACCTTCCTGTTATAGCTAAACATAACTTTTAGGATTAGCAACAGATTTACTGCTCTTCCAATCTATGATGTCAACACTCTCAGCTATATGAAATCAAGTTTAAAGGATAAAATAGAAATCTTAAGTCAATGATGAAGGTAGAACCGCCCCGTTAAAGGCAGCTCAAGGTCTCTTGGCTGATCAGAGTTTAGAGTTCCAGTTGCCataatgtaaaaatatgattgttAACATTGCCAAATATACAGCCACCAAGCCAATCTTCGGATTGCTACATTTTCTTTAATGTTCCTAGATACCATATAACTACAAATTTGGTTTTAGTAATCTTTTAGCCCACCAGATGGATGTGCAAGCATCAACAAAGACTTTGCCCATATTAAGATCATgtctttaaaacatgatttcaattaatttaataataataactatttttcaatatatatatatatatacacacacacatattcgTTAGACTAGCTTAAAACTATgtcttgatttaaaaaaaaaatacacattttataaaaaaaattgaatgttttgatttgataataaaaaacaattatcatgaGCTAGTCttataagttgaaacttgaaactatctctcaaaaaataaaaataaaaaactaaaactaataatttgggttttcttttttgaatcacaatatttaaacaTGACCTTttttcaaacaataaaaaagaaagaataaaaaagaaataaaacaacGCATGTTGAGGGTTGAGACTTTCTTTGAGAGGAAGTTGagatcaataattttataacatgtgtaattttaatatttaagcTTTCTAAACAAATGAACTTGAGGATATTTGgggcataaaaaaaaagtaggaatccaaacagggaaaatcctttaaatagtagtataaataataatcaagaaacaaagaaagaaatgatgGTCAAAGCAAAGATAATGATAAAGTGAGGGAAGTGATGAAGTGGGGGAAGAttagagggaaagaaaaagaaagtaaagaaagaaaagaaactaaattCCCTACCACAACCTAAAGAATAAGATTGAAGAGGTTTGTATCTtgcgaggaaaaaaaaaaatcaagtttgtgGCCTCCACTTTCTAAGACCCCTTGGAAACAAAGAGAGACaattttatgttatattaacataaaataatgCATGTGCTTAtaacactcacacacacacacaaaataattttataatgtCATGACATCTTAATTTGATATAACacattttttacataaattataatGCTATGTTTATAATGTCATGGTTGCAATTGTTgcaaaaacaactaaatttgagtaaaaatgtcatatttcaaattaattgtttctcacatataaaaaaaaccaattgtatctcatataaatcttttttttaaaaaatgatattaaaatttcattatgcttaaaataattaatataacaaagtAAACATATTTGTTATATTAGTAAGCTTTCTAATTACATAGAATACATATTACAGTGTtagtttcacacacacatacacacacttgCATGCGCCCACATACACACAAAGGAGTTaggaaatttaaatgattaagattaattttagtggattcataaatattttattttatttatggctATTGTAAGGTCGCAATTTTTACCTAGGCCCAACAAGAATGAGGGTATAAGCCCAAAGAgcctaatacaataaatttatagagtatgGGTCAGATCTCTTGTTTCTAATGAGCTTAAATAGTAACAACAATGGCCCCAGACTACAAAACAACAAGGATGAACGAGATTATATGATGAAACTTAttctcggactcaagccgaggaccCGATGCTTGTATTTCTCATTCCTTAAAGATTAATTACACATATCTAATTTAcagtatttttttctttttctttcatcccTGGGACCTCTTTCTCCTTCTTGTACTCCCCCTCGCCTCTTATTTTTGCTTCCCACGTGTAGGTCCAGATTGCTAATGTTGATATTTGTCTCATCAACCCTTCCGAAAGTCTTTGGGTAATAACTGTAAAGCTGAAATTCACTGTTCAAATattacttcctcattaatgcggccagagattAAGGTACAGAGCCTTCAATatggtggtagcaactttctctaagatatttcccaaCTATTCTTGCTCTCCGTGCTCccatgaaacatatcttcatttTCAAAACCTCTTATAGGATCATTCTAGTCAACATGACTTACCGTCTGACCCCCATCTCGACTGGCCGAGGAGATACCCTTCCTTAGATCGCTTCCATTAGCCTCTTCTGCCACAATTTACCCTTAGGTCTCCAAATTTGACATCCTCATCGTTACCAATCCGTCCTTGGACAGGTAATGATCTTCGGACAAAGCCTATGGATCGAAAGCACCTCTTGGGCCTTTTACCCCCACAATTATTGTGACAATTGTTGTTAAAATAACTAAACATGAGTAAGaatgtcatattctaaatttattattattattattattattccaactaaaaattattttctatatagagtttataaaaataataatatgacattcatttaaaataaataattaatgcacaacaataaataattaatatatgcatttactTTATTGGCTAATTCAATGaactaatattttaatataaattcaaattttgttgaaGTAGAAAACTAAATAAAGAGAAGTTCAAGGAATGTGCCACATGGCACAATCTCATACTCTCCAACATgagttttttgatattttatgtaaaacgTTTTTGTATAATGTTTTACATATAGtataagaaaaagtaaactaaattagagtaaagaaacatatatattttggaacattaaaaattagtttagtagtTTCACAGCAAATTTGGCATTCTCAAGGTAAgattaattttataacaaattatgaAACTAAAGATAAATGCAAAAGAATAACGGGACCATGAAATCAactaatttttgttgtattCACATATTTCATACCATGAAATTAAAGTGCCCAACTCTCTCACTGTTTTTTACTCATCAATAATGTGACATTACAACATGATATGAGCAAGTGTGTATGCATAtatcttatagatgatttaaaattaaactatgGTAGAATATGACTCTATATTGCACaacaaatattctctctacttatatacccaaaacaaaagctatccaaaaaaattacccaaacctaaatcatatttaagcccctaatttaaaaaaaaaaaaaaaaaattacccgtAGGGGTTTTGACATCTTAATGGTAGTGGGAGAACTATATAATAGAGGTGGTGACCTCTcatattcatttttctttctctttcaaatgttttgtcagtCTTAGGTCTTTTatttggtaatatatagtgaaacagtgcattttatttaacaatttgcAACATTTTtgtatctctctatctctcttcagGACTTTGTCtaattagttattactattagtccttaatcattattattatttttttaaaaaaatactaaaacaatATGTATGCTAAAATacatgaagaaagaaaaatagagaaatgtgTAGTGTAAGCTTAGTCAATTATTGAGACATTAATGAGAAAAcagtaaaataagctaatgTGAACTTTtagataacagtaaaaaaaacttaatgaaagaggtaaaaaaaatgctaaatgcaaaattagagtgcCACTTGGCAAGATCTCGTGCACTCTCGCATGAAATCTttgcttttattatatatacaaacctaaattatattcaattcctagatttgaaaaagaaaaggggaaaaaaaaaaaaataactttaccGGTTATGGGTACACGGTCTGTCTCTCTGATGTTGGAAGATTTTTCTCTCCCCAGTCCCCACCCTGTGCCTTCTCTGTTTACTGTTCTGCCAAGGTTTTGGGTCtacaaaattgttttttgaaactttttgatTTCAtcacctctctctttcttggCTTCTTTCTCCATGTACTCATCGCCTTTCTCTATAtggctggtttttttttttttaatttaatattttgtaggttttgatCTCTCGATCTCTTTCCTTCTTCATTCTCTGTAtcgcaagttttttttttttgggactatTGCAAGCCCTTTATAGGTTTTAATTGTATTATAACCGGTTAGGTTTCCTTTTATACCAAGAGGCTTTTAAACAGTGTTGCAGCATTACCAAACAACATAATTTATCGCTTTTTAATTTGTGTGTGTCTGAATTTTAGATAGCCACTTTTCCTACATGACAGCACCTCCTTAATTGTCGGAAtcaactttctctcagcttctgctattatatatagtatatgatattaataaataaagtcCCACTTTCTTCAACTCtctaatttctttcttcttcaagtcTGCGTACAAACTCAAAATTCATAGCAATTAATCTCACCAAAATCCCACCAAAATTCACTCTTTTGAGtacttaaatatttaaattcattCTATTAAGTTTAAAATCATGCTCTTTTAGCTGCTAATCTTTTTTAGGTGCTCTAGTTTGCAAATGAGTGTCAAGAGCTACCAGAAGCTAATGGCACACTAAAAAGCTCATGATGGCTATCTCATGGATCTTATGGTCAATGAGTCATATTTCATTCAAAAGGTTATACTATACATTGCATTTGGGTTCAACCATAAGCCAATCAAATTTCACACCTCAtgtaaatgataaaaataaatgatttgTCTACTAGGATCAAAAGTGCCCTTGTGTGAGAGTGATTTTAACATAcatgtaaaaagtaaaaacacttAACTGAATGATTTGGTGAGTTAAGagaaaatttttcatttcattttcatcaCATTGAAGCAGGAAGCGTTGTAGTCTTTCTAGCCTCTTTGGGGTGAATTGAggtgtttttttagtttttttttacaagatagaaattctactttagtttaatctaagtgtatatatgtgtgaaactctctcttttgtctattaaaaatataataacaaaaataagtgcTCGCGCATGGCAAAGGTTTAGgctagtatgtgtgtgtgtgtttgtgtgtatatatataaagtcatagcttagagaaaatcaaattagattttaattgaatttttaattttgcacCATATGTATCAtctaattcttaatttttgatctatgtgaattattgagtgtaaaaatcaaagagtctaattggattttaattggagtctaattttgcaccacgtgtccatttaattttttaatttttgtggcaaatgaaattattaggtgtaaaaaccaaagagtttaaatttagttaaattctaaatcatatatgtaaaatatgaggaatctttatatattatagaaatgtatagtttaaaaaatgtgtaaactAATACCATAttaccatgtataatttttttttgaagaaaatgtcatgtataatttgaacctctttttaaaaaaaatgtatcattTGAATTAtgtaattgagattttttttattttttattttatacaaaataaaatttctactctaactcaatttaagtttatatgtgtAAAGCTCTCTTCTGGAGGCTTGAACCCGACTATTGCCCCCCACACCcaacaagtatttatacttgtagagtgaccatcgcagaCCGCACCAAGGGTCGGTGGTTGAAATTGTTTTAAATTGTATATGTGCATATGCACGAAATTACATACTAGTTATATTAAAGTCACACAATCAATATCAAAATTGGCTTCtaattttactctaattttgCTCTAAgtgtaaatttaattttcttaattttaatataaGTGATCCATTAATACTACTCAACATAAGAGGCAATAGTTTTGACCCTAATTtcgtatttaatttttttttcctaaaaaaacgctaattaaaaaaagtccggaaattaaaaagaatatacgGAAATAACCAAATACTCGTTGCCTGTACAACGAAAATAACCATGATAACGCACCCTTTGTTGCCAATCATGAAGCTCGGTTGGAACCTTGAAAACGGTCTTCACATCACAGGTATATGACATCATCTCGGTTATCTGATAATGACCCTTCTGTTCTGTTCTGTTCTGTTGGGGACTTCTGTTCAGTTTTGGTCTGGACCCACCCCAGTTGGTGGCACTACCCCGCACGTgatgtttgtttattattattattattattattttattttttattttatataattagattatttatttctttaagaaaaaaacctCAGTAAATATTACACGTGCCCTATATCAGATTCGTACTTGGACGCATATTATCTCATTTTCAAGCACTCCCAATTCTCAAaagtttttttccttcaaaattacTAGGTTGCCCTCCACACCACACCGCCTTCAACTTCCACTTCAACGCTAGCTGTAAACTTCAAAAGTGAACGttgttgaattttgtttttatattatattaataaataaataaattcccACTTTCTTCAACTCtctaatttctttcttcttcaagttTGCGTACAAACTCAAATATCAACTACATTAAACTGTTTAATTTAATGCTCATATAGAAGCTGTataataagagaagaaaaataccAAACATAAAAGGATATACAAAAAGAGAATGAAGATGAAActctaatcaatatatatagcAGCTTTAAAAACAAAGTCAGATATGCCACATTTCTTTTACACTATGATCTGTCTCAACCGAGTTGGTTGGTTTACTTATCTAAACAGTATTAGCAACTATAAGAATAACATTCTCTCAATTTGTACCAGGTTTAAAATCAAAGTAAACTCCTATGCAAATAACGAATTACACCAAGCTTCAAGATCTTCCTCTTGCTCCATATTCAACGGTGACATGTTATGTGATGCACTATCCATGCTTATAACTTCAGTCCAATCAATATCACTGAAATCCAAATGTGGTGTCTCAATAGTAACCTCTGTCTGAGGAGTGTTCGTCTCTTCTGAAATCAATGATGGAATCTCCAGATTCTCAGACGTAGCAATGTCCTCTTCCTGGTGTAAATTGTCTCTTGCAAACCCTCTctgttttttgaatttattaatcTGGCAGAGCACAAAATCATCCTgaaattaaagggaaaaaaaaaatgtcatttagAGGTAGACGGATTGATAAAATGACACAAGATAATTAACTAAGCTGTCCTATATACTCCaatttaatctttaaaaaaaagtacttatataattaataaaaaaatcaagaaacagaGCATgttgaaagaccaaaaaaaaaaaaaacagagcatgttgaaagaccaaaaaaaaaaaagaaacagaacgtgttgaaagaaaaaaaaataaaacttttattgtagcaataataataaaaaaaaggaaaaagaaaatcaagaaacagAACAATACGGTGGAGACAATCCATTAAAAAcagaacattaaaaaaaaaaaaaaaaacttacattatTGGTTGTGTTTGCGTAGATTCCATCGAGTCTATACTCGTGCATTGTCCATCTTGTATTAGGGAAAAGTCCTTTCTTTGCAACAAAGGTGAAGGTTCTCTTAGAACCAATATGTCTCTGTTCTTTATGATTGAACCCATCACGCATCtcttcatcatcctcatcactgTCACTGTGATCATACACCTTGACATCTTTTTGAGCCCTCCAAGTGCCAAATTCTGTTGCTCTCACAACCCTTTTccctttctccttcttcttcttagtAAGCTTAGTGTAACAATAGAGGGTTTGAATTGCAGAACTGTGAAAGAGTGTGGTCCAGACCTTGGGGTCACCGTACACATCAATGTCCTTCACAGGATTATTTGAAGGCAAGGGATTACCGGTGACCTTCCTGAGAAGGTAGTACTCGACCAAGTCCCTTTGATGAGGGCGAAAGATGAAACCCGGTGGCAACCCCCCCATGATGTCCTTCTCCTCCATGGCCATGGCCATGGCTAAAAACGAATGAATGAATTCTTtcgagaaaagaaagaataaatggGTTCAATTgcagaggaagaggaagagcaAGAGCGAGCAATTGTACTGAATTGCGGCTCAGagaacagaagaagaagaaggaagaagaaataaaagcctattatgatgaaaaagaaaaagtaaggaATGAAGTACAGGCTTTTATATTCTAAAAGTTCCAACGGTCACTAGGGTTagttttaatcaattaattattattttattatatataaattttagaacGGCGGcgtgctttttttttattggagttaGCCGGCgtactattattttattatatataaactttgccccatacatacatacatatatatatatatatatatataaacttttcaGTCATGTTTAGATTTGGGGAATTAGGGTTTGGAGGTTGTTGCTGtacggaggaggaggaggaggagttgGGAATTAgggattgggattgggattgggaAGAGAAGGCAGTGGGGTTATGGGTGAAGAAGATAAGGTCACCGGAGGTAATACCGAGGGATTGGAGAGTGGCTTCAGGAGATGACGCGTGGAGCTCGTCTTTGCGGTTTATggagaaagaaatgaagagaagaggaagaggaagaggaagaggaagaggagagTGATTGGGAGAGTAGACGAGGGATTTGGGAGTTCCATTTTTTTGCTTTCCATGGATTCGAGGGACCCAAGTCTGAGTTTCATGATTTGGGAGTTCCATTTTTGCTTTCCATGGAATTTCTTCACTTTTATTTGATTGGTGAGCACCTCATttccttcttttatttaattctgCCACTTTTAAGGCCTCTTTCTTATGCCTTCTGTTTGATTGTGGTACAAGGTTTCTTGTAATTCTTTAGttgattttattcatcatttaaGTCTTCAGTAATATTCTTTAGGAAGCTCTTCATTTAGAGTGTTCCTTCATTTAATAACACTCTTCTTTACATATTGTTGAGATTCTGAGTTTATACTTGTGTACTTGGGTTTTGTCCCTTTGTGCTGTATTTTATCACTTAACCAAATGAGAAGAGAatgaaaaaaggagagattCCATATAATAATACTCTTAAACAACCTGTGGTATTTTGGCTATACATAGTGTggaagtttagttacaaaattatttaacaGATACCGTGTGAGCAATGGTGAAAAGCCTATGGCGGAGAACTTCACCTTATTAATAACAATAAGGAATTAATGGCAGATGTTAGTTTTGGTTTAGTGTTTGGGTTTTTGCTTGtgaactttaatttatttaaaaattatcattacTAGCATAATAATGGTTAAGTGCTCTATGTGCTTTGCAAGAAGTAAAGATCTGAGGAACTAATTGATTTTATTCTAATGAGTTTTAGGAAAATCGAATTGCCAGATAAGTCTTCGTATAGTAATATTCTTGTTGGTTTATGTAAATTTGGTACGTTTGAGACTGCACCTGATGTTTTTGGTGAAATGGGTAGGGCTGGTTTAGTTCCTACTCGGTCTGCGGTGAACTTTCTTATTGGGGAGTTGTATTCATTGAGTGCAAAAGAGGGAGCTGTTGAGAAAGTTAGCGTGAAAGATGTTCATAGACCCTTTACAATTTTAGTTCCAAATGTGGGTGCCAACAGTGGTGCTGTACAGCCTGCAGTTGCAGTGTTTTGGGCAGCTCATGAGATGGGTTTATTAACTAGTACATTTGTTATAAAGCAGCTGATTCCAGAGCTTTGTGGATTGGGTAAAATGGAAGAATCTGTTAAGTTGTTGAAACTTGTTGAGGGAAGGAAGCTGAGTTGTGTGGAAGAAGGTTACTCTATTGTCATACAGGCATTGTGTGAACACCGATTGGTAGAGGAAGCCAGCCATTTGTTTGGGAGGATGCTCTCCCAGGGCATGGAGCCAAAGTTGGTTATTTACAATTCTGTTATTTCAATGCTATGGAAATTAGGGAATTTAGATGATGCTAAAAGGTTTTTTGAGATTATGAATAAGAAGAGATGCCTTCCAGATAATTTTACCTATTCGGCATTGATCCTTGCTTATGGTGAAGCTAGGAATTGGGAAGATGCTTATGGCTTATTGATTGAGATATTAGGATTGGGCTTATCTCCACATTTTCACACATATAGTTTAGTGGATAAACTTGTGAGGGATAATGCAAAGTTGGATTTGTTATTCAAATTGGAGTGGAAATTGGACTCTCAGATCTTGCAGAA is a genomic window containing:
- the LOC142631348 gene encoding small ribosomal subunit protein mL103 (rPPR7)-like; translation: MSFRKIELPDKSSYSNILVGLCKFGTFETAPDVFGEMGRAGLVPTRSAVNFLIGELYSLSAKEGAVEKVSVKDVHRPFTILVPNVGANSGAVQPAVAVFWAAHEMGLLTSTFVIKQLIPELCGLGKMEESVKLLKLVEGRKLSCVEEGYSIVIQALCEHRLVEEASHLFGRMLSQGMEPKLVIYNSVISMLWKLGNLDDAKRFFEIMNKKRCLPDNFTYSALILAYGEARNWEDAYGLLIEILGLGLSPHFHTYSLVDKLVRDNAKLDLLFKLEWKLDSQILQKLCKAGELKAAYEKLKSLLEKGSYPPV
- the LOC142631349 gene encoding NAC domain-containing protein 1-like, giving the protein MAMEEKDIMGGLPPGFIFRPHQRDLVEYYLLRKVTGNPLPSNNPVKDIDVYGDPKVWTTLFHSSAIQTLYCYTKLTKKKKEKGKRVVRATEFGTWRAQKDVKVYDHSDSDEDDEEMRDGFNHKEQRHIGSKRTFTFVAKKGLFPNTRWTMHEYRLDGIYANTTNNDDFVLCQINKFKKQRGFARDNLHQEEDIATSENLEIPSLISEETNTPQTEVTIETPHLDFSDIDWTEVISMDSASHNMSPLNMEQEEDLEAWCNSLFA